From a region of the Rhinopithecus roxellana isolate Shanxi Qingling chromosome 8, ASM756505v1, whole genome shotgun sequence genome:
- the C8H1orf162 gene encoding transmembrane protein C1orf162 homolog isoform X3 has product MSSWEELAPHLNPTLKNKALSPQQPQQLALHPVSLTTTNRRERFPIFPGPLLRWVPLLSGTMAGHSKPWALDPHPDPLAKLSSIPGESLTYASMTFKLSEDKSNHLAENHSADFDPIVYAQIKVTN; this is encoded by the exons ATGTCATCATGGGAGGAATTAGCTCCACATCTAAACCCTACACTG AAAAACAAGGCCCTCTCTCCACAGCAGCCCCAACAACTAGCCCTGCACCCTGTCTCTCTAACCACCACAA ATCGGAGGGAGAGGTTCCCCATTTTCCCAGGCCCATTGCTGAGATGGGTCCCTCTTCTTTCTGGCACCATGGCAGGTCACTCCAAGCCCTGGGCCCTGGATCCTCACCCAGATCCTCTGGCCAAG CTTTCATCCATCCCAGGGGAATCACTTACCTATGCCAGCATGACTTTCAAACTCTCAGAAGATAAGAGCAATCACTTGGCTGAGAACCATTCTGCAGACTTTGACCCCATTGTCTATGCTCAAATTAAAGTGACAAACTAA
- the C8H1orf162 gene encoding transmembrane protein C1orf162 homolog isoform X1 has product MGGISSTSKPYTEKQGPLSTAAPTTSPAPCLSNHHNKKHLILAFCAGVLLTLLLIAFIFLIIKSYRKCHSKPWALDPHPDPLAKLSSIPGESLTYASMTFKLSEDKSNHLAENHSADFDPIVYAQIKVTN; this is encoded by the exons ATGGGAGGAATTAGCTCCACATCTAAACCCTACACTG AAAAACAAGGCCCTCTCTCCACAGCAGCCCCAACAACTAGCCCTGCACCCTGTCTCTCTAACCACCACAA CAAAAAACATTTAATCCTTGCCTTTTGTGCTGGGGTTCTACTGACGCTGCTGCTGATAGCCTTTATCTTCCTCATCATAAAGAGCTACAGAAAAT GTCACTCCAAGCCCTGGGCCCTGGATCCTCACCCAGATCCTCTGGCCAAG CTTTCATCCATCCCAGGGGAATCACTTACCTATGCCAGCATGACTTTCAAACTCTCAGAAGATAAGAGCAATCACTTGGCTGAGAACCATTCTGCAGACTTTGACCCCATTGTCTATGCTCAAATTAAAGTGACAAACTAA
- the C8H1orf162 gene encoding transmembrane protein C1orf162 homolog isoform X2 yields MSILQSVSSCTTKKHLILAFCAGVLLTLLLIAFIFLIIKSYRKCHSKPWALDPHPDPLAKLSSIPGESLTYASMTFKLSEDKSNHLAENHSADFDPIVYAQIKVTN; encoded by the exons ATGAGCATTCTCCAATCTGTTTCATCTTGTACCAC CAAAAAACATTTAATCCTTGCCTTTTGTGCTGGGGTTCTACTGACGCTGCTGCTGATAGCCTTTATCTTCCTCATCATAAAGAGCTACAGAAAAT GTCACTCCAAGCCCTGGGCCCTGGATCCTCACCCAGATCCTCTGGCCAAG CTTTCATCCATCCCAGGGGAATCACTTACCTATGCCAGCATGACTTTCAAACTCTCAGAAGATAAGAGCAATCACTTGGCTGAGAACCATTCTGCAGACTTTGACCCCATTGTCTATGCTCAAATTAAAGTGACAAACTAA